Sequence from the Strix uralensis isolate ZFMK-TIS-50842 chromosome 1, bStrUra1, whole genome shotgun sequence genome:
GTAAGTGCAGCCGCCATGATGGCCTCCGCCATGAGGGCGCGTTGGGCCCGAGCGGACGCCGCCCGCCGCGGAGCGAGGCCCTCAGTCGGTGCGGCAGGGCGGCCCCGGCGAGCCCCAGGAGCGAggagggcgggcggggagcgctgGGGTGGGTTTGAAGCTCGTTGCGGCGTGGCTGAGGGGGCCGCTTGGAGCGCGGCCATTTCCCGCGTTGCGGCGGGGAGGCCTAGTCGTTAGTGCGGGCggtgggggagggatgggggctcggaaaggaggggaggggggctcGGAAACTCTTTTATTAGTGTGGGAAGGGGTCGGAGtcggccgggggggggggggggcggggaggctGGCTTCGCTCCGGCTGAGCAGCCGCGGGTGAATCCGCTCTGGCTTTCCCcgggagctgggggaggggggcggggggggggggagaagaggggGCGGGAAGAAAGGAGCAGCTCCAGCGCCATTTCCCTGGTGCGCGGGGCGGCAGCACTCACCCTTTGTCGCGGTGCGTGCGGGGCCgctgaagagagaaaaagggagagagggggagggaggaaggaagaagagagtgcCGAAGCGGGCGGTGCGCCCGACGTTGACGGTGCGGGGTAGAGCGGAGCAGACTGCGGCGAAGTCCGCCTCCCTCCACTGCCTCTTGGGCCCCCGCGATGTGTCGGCCCTGGCGCCAAAATCTGGGTAGTTATCACTTCCTCCTGCCGAGGGGTAGGGGGAGGGGGGCCAGGCCGCCAACAACAAGGGGAGATTTCGGGGGTGCACTTCGTTCTACTCCCGCCCGCTCCCTGCCAGTACCACAGGTGGcaacggggaggggggggggggggggggggggcgatacGAGGCCGCCTTGGGCTAATTATAACCGCTCGCGTTGAGGTTTGAGCCTTCGGGGCCGTTCGGCAATTTCcgtggggggggaaaaaaaaaaaaatccacaccacgACGGTGCCAGTCGTGATCGGGCCGTTTCGGCTCCGCTCGGGCACGTATCGCGAGTCTCTTCCGTTGTCGGAAATTGCCGAACGGGCTGGATAGTCTGTGACTGCAGCGTCTTTTTCTGCGGAAATTGCCGAGCAGGTTCCGAGCGCCATTCTTTTCTGCTTCGGCAAATTCCGGAAATTGCCGAAGCGAGTCGAATGGGCTTCCATGCCCCTTTCGGCTTTTTCCGGCGACTGTCGAAGCGGATAAGCTCGACGACGACGGCTCCTTCGGCTCATTTCGGAGGCAGCCATTACTAACGGAGTTGATGACTTTTTATTACGTGATAAAAACACGTAGGGGCGTTATACAGAAGTGCTGCCCCTTTGGAGATATTTAAGCTCCAgattcaagcttttttttttttttaaaaaaaatcctaaaagctCAGAAGCGAGCCTGAGCTGGAGAAGGAGGGCGCTAGCACTACGTGGAGCTGAATTTCAAATTACGTAACAGTTAAGGCAGCCATTACTGACCGGTTGTACGGTACTCTCAAGCAGGAATACGTAAACCATGAAGAATATGGTACGTGAAAAGGGAGAATTCGGAGTTTGCTTTTTTAAGGAGGGTGGCGCGTTTGGTTACGCGTGCGGAGGGAATTTTTCCGGGTCTGGGCGTTGCGAGCGGGCTTGAGCCCTTGTCAGCGCTGGtctggggtgctgctgctgggtgccGGTGGGGGTGCCGCGGGCAGGGGGATGGATGTCTGTCCGCAGAGGAAGCGTTAGTGGGGAGGAAGGTTCTGGAAGCGGCGGCTGGGGCTAGTGCGCAGCCGAGAGAGGAGGCGGAAGCTGCGGTAGCCGTGCATGGCGGGTGGCTAATTCTTAAATCCTTTGATGTACCCGTTAGCCGAGCTGCCGTTAAGGCGGCGCTAGAGGAGAGGGACACCTGGCTGTGGGGGGTCGATCATTGCGCGGTCCGGGGGGTCGCCTTTGCCCTGCGAGGCGGTGACCGGCTGGGGTGGCACTGCTAGTAATGGCGGTGCTGAGGGGGAGGGGTAAAATGGCGGCTCCGAGACGCGCTGGTGCGTGAGGCTGTGAGGATCACTCGGGGGGCGAGAAGGCGAGTGAGGCGGGCGGCATGAGGCGCTGCACGGCAGCTGCAATCGTCTAGTATCAGCGGGGGCGGAAAAGAGCGCTTGCAGGCTCTTCCTGGTACCCTGGGTGTAGGTGCGCGGTAGAAGCGGTTTGCAGCACTTGGTTTCTGTTTAGCCCGAGGACCCgggtgtttttgtggtttttttggtttgtgggtgtggttttttttttctatcgGGGGTCAGTGCTTCCAAAAGTTTTTTCCTTCCCGCCGCATCGCTGTCCCTGGAGGTGACGGCTGCTTCTGGGCGCCATTTTCCCCTTCTAGCTGCGGGGGCCCCTGTTTTCCTGATACCCGCCACATGGCGGAGCCGGCACGGGAGCGGCTTCGCTCCATAACGTCGGACGGCGGGGGCGGGCGAAGCGGCACGACCAGGGTTGGATTGCGAAGCCCTGTGGAACGTATAGGGGCTAACGGGGCCCgaggagggggtggggagcagTTTCTTTCTAATTCGGGAGCAGTAAACCCAGCCTTGCTTTTGGCAGGCCTGGCCATAGTAGTTCAGAGATCCCACTTGGTGGTCTCTGCTTACCGTTTTTGTTACTCGGGTTCTTAACCCCACAGAAGTTAGCTTGGAGTATTTGTGCACGCATTATTTATATATGAAGCACATTTCCTTGCTCTTGTTGATGAATTTTCCAGCAAAGGCTATACAGTTTCCAGTCCTTTGAAGTGTTGCTTTAAGCCTGTGCAGGAAAgcttaaaataaacagtaatGATTCTACAGAGTTCATAAAGATTTCCCTTCACAGTCCATTCCTGCCAGGGAGCATACTATGAAAACCTTGAAAGAGGTTATTCTTCCAGCTTTTATATTGTGGGCCTTGGCAGAGATGGGTTGTATGTGTAGGGAGTTGTTTTTAccaaatgaggcttttcatcaAGATTCTTGAGAGGGATGGGTGTGGTAATAATTTTTATCATGCATTTTATAGCTTCAGCATAAACTTCAGATGGTCAGAGCTCTCTGGACCCTGGTGGGAGGTTAATGCTAGGCTGACCGGAGCTTCTTAAAACTGATACATTTAAGACAGATAATCTCTCTATGTCCAGAGGCTGTGCATGTATTAGTGGAACAACATGTTTGTGATACTTTCCCACGGTGGTTTTCATTGATGAACTAGTAGTGAATTTTGTTACTGCCGTGTCCTGACACGTGTGGTGCGtagatgggtttttttggtagggcATGTACTGCATAACACTTAATGCATGGTAGATTACAGTGTCTAATAATTCATAAATCCATAaagtattattactattatttttaatgtttattagtAATGTGTTGTATatgtcctttaaaaaacaaatgcagttgTTACAGTTGACAGATCCTATTCTTTCCTGGAGTTTTGTTGACATGTTTATAACTGTTTTCAAAGGTAAACCTAACACTTACTGAAAAAATCCTACCTGCCTACTAAATTTCCTTGATTCTCATATATTTTATAAGAATATAAATGTGCATTATCAGACATGTGACAGTTGGTTCTATAGGAAAAAGTGTCTTGTGGGCTTCTGAAACTGTAGCAAGTAGTCCCTAATTTTCAAGCTGCAGAACTGAAGTAATTTGAAAGGAGGATTTTTTTGGTAGTATCGTTGCTTAAAATGATTTCTCTGCTAACCTACTCAAATTATAAAGGATAGTATGACTTGAGGTATATGACATTTTAGTCCAAGTCTGGTATGCAGCATCCTTTATTTTTATGAGGTGAAAGGAAACTTAACATAACATGGGTTTGCTGCTTTTAAACTCTTGTGTCTAATTTTGCCTGTGTACAAAGAGCTTCCTCtgtgttagaagaaaaaatactagATCAGGGGCAAGTTCCAACTGTTTTTAAGAGACATTTAAACTGATCGTTCTCAAATACAGTGTTtatttttggggggagaaaagtttatttttctaaggGTTGACTTCCTCTTCAGACTGCAGTATCTCAAGCTGGTAATAGAGTGATGCATTTTGAACAAAACTGGATTCAGTACTACCTACAGTAATTGTCTTCCTGTGACATGCATCTAGATACAGGCCTGCTTTGGACCACCTCAGAAAACATGTTGGTCTACATGCAGATTAGGTTggcttaatatttttaaaagcatttgtgcACTGAATATTTTGCTTATTTCCCAAATCTCATTGTTTTGTCATTGGCtgtctaattttctttttaggtTTATCTTAGTGTCCAGTGCATAGTTGGTCATGTTGTGTCTGTCAGTTATAGCTGACTATGCAGTTTTTGGGTTGcttaaaaaacaaccaccaccctaaagaaagcacaaaaccaaacacccaagcacattttcttggtttttaaagtTAGTTAACAGGATAAAGCTGATGTAATCATTGCATTTGCATTCTCCTGTCCCTAGCAGGACAGTTCTTTTTCCAAGAACATTCTGAAATCTTAAGTTTTGTGGAAGGGGACTGCTTTTTAGTGCATTTTCTTAATTGTTGCCGTTTGACATCTGAAATGGCAAAATGTATGATCTAGTGAAGCTGTTGTGTGTAGAAAATGACAATTCTGATGCCTGCTTGGTGTAAAAAGTTAGTATAAAGGTATTTTTAACTAGTAGAGGTTGGAAGGTTGTCCTTCCTGCTTTGCTGTAATACCACATACAAAATAGTAAATGTAGTATCTTATTATTGGTCCTGCATGTTTTTAATGATGTACTGGTCATCACAGCAGAAATTTCTGTTGAACAAGTGCAGTGATAATGTCTCTGAAAGAAAGGTAATACAGCAAAGTCTTGCTGAAAGCATAATTTATATTAGCGGATACATATGTGAATATGTATTagtcacattttcattttaaagggaaTCCACTTATTTTTAATACTGCTGCTGTTGAGGGTGGATAGGTTTACAGCTAATTCAAATGGTGCAGGATCCCAGATTAATTCTACAAATGACCCagctttcatttgttttaataattgaTGAGAAAAACATGAATTGATGACCAATTTTAGAACATCTTTAGCTGTATcttcatttggttttgttcttagtGCTTTGGGTAAATAGCATGCTACTATTCATGTACAACAGTTTGAGCCAgaattgttattaaaaataaatgtcctcTGGAATAGAATCAGACAGTATTAATGTATTCGTGTTATCTGTAATGAgaacttttggttttgtttttattttccttttctttaaaaagcatgtCATAAAGATCTTTGAGAGGACTGTTCTACAAGTCTTGGAGTGTGTTCCCTTGTTCTTAATATTTGGAGAAAGAGATGGGAAGAAGTACATTATTGAAATCTGAATCATAAAAGTAAACCCGTAGAATTGTATAATTTGCTTAATTTCTTGAATAGTGGTAGAACATCTAGAAGAGCCAAGcctaattttgaaaaaaatctcttactgAAAGTCTTTGACACTTAGAAAAATCTTACCTAATTATGCCCATAAGAGGGggtattattatttatattaatgtaatCTTCTTTTCTCTCAGAGGGAAAAGGAGCAGTTCCGCAAACTGTTTATTGGTGGCTTAAGCTTTGAAACAACAGAGGAAAGCTTGAGGAGTTACTATGAGCAATGGGGAAAGCTTACAGACTGCGTGGTAAGTTCAGCATACTAATGCACAATGATGGCATAGAATGTTTAGAAATTGTAGAAGTGGGGAGTTCATTTTCTGAATAGCTTAATAAAAAGATGGAATGTTAAATTGTCTTAAGCATACAGTTGGTTGATTTATTTAGTCCATTGAAACTACGCACAGACTTTTCCCATGCAAACTGTGGTGGTAGAGTTAGGGAGCATTCACAGTCTGTTTCTTGTAAAATTTTGCAGATTATCTCTAACCTCTGATTTCAGCAGTTTAAAATTAACTTGGTTGTGATTGGCTGAAGTGCATTAGGGAGTGCTTACACAGAGTGCTGTTACATCTGTGTGATTGGTAACCTTTAGCAGAAAGCTGGTATTGTGGTAAGCAGCCTCACTAAAGCTGGAAAAGGAGGATGTCTTCCTGTGTGATGTTTTCACACggtcatttaggttgaaaaagacccttaagatcagtGAGTCCAGCTGTAAACCTTATGCTGccaggtccaccactaaaccgtgtccctaagcaccatgtgtatacatattttaaatacagggaCAGTGACTCTTGCAGAAGTTTCTCCACTGAATTTGTTTTGGGAGCAGTAAATACGTATTTTATAACACAGAGTCTTTGGTCTTCAGAAAGCTTAAAAGCAAttgtgtgtttgatttttttttttttgaggaaaaaaatgtaaacatatacaTCATTGATATAGCAGCATTCTGAGTTACAGTACAGTCTTGGAGGACAGCAATGGGTTGAATTTCTGTGATGCCAAGCAGTGCCATTCATGTACTTAATCAGCATAGCCTGCTACTTTATTATAATTGTGTTTCAAAATCAAATCAAGGAAAATGCAAATTAAGCTTACATGTTTTATCCAAATGTTGTTAGTGTTAAGCTTAACATGAGACAGGTAGAAATGGTTTAaacatgtttattatttttaggtAATGAGGGATCCTGCAAGCAAAAGATCACgggggtttggttttgtaacATTCTCCTCCATGGCTGAAGTTGATGCAGCCATGGCTGCAAGACCTCACACGATTGATGGAAGGGTGGTTGAGCCTAAAAGAGCTGTGGCTAGAGAGGTAAGCATGGCTTTGAAAGCAGATACTTTTCATGCTTTGAAAGAGGAATCTCTGTTTTGGTTGGACAGTTATGCTTTGTTCTTGTTTGAAATTGCCTGGGTTTAAATTCTCTAGTTAAAAGGCTGTAGTGGGGCTCCATTTCTCACATTTTTGGTCTGTTAAATGACACTATTACATAAATGTCTATTATTAAAGTGAATTATTATTAAGTTATTCTGGTTGTAGAATCCTGTCTGCAATGGATGCAGCTGGGGTCTGAAAACATGTTGAATGCCTGTAATTATGCAAATTCCAAACTAATTCTTCTCTGTGGAATGGTTACTGTCACTAAACCTCAAATTAATAAAGTCCCGTCAATCTCTCCTGACTCTACTCCAAGATCTTTTGGAGTATTTCTAAAAGGTATGTAACTGAAGAGTCTAAAAATAGGGAATGTAGTAGGgaaactcttcttttttctggTGGTGGTGTACCAAATCAGCTTCGGACTACTCTGGGTTTAGCCCCAGGCATATTTGATTTTAAACTTCAGGGTACAAATTAGGTGTGTGCACAGGAGTGCAGTGCACCTGTAAACTTTTCAGCCAGGTTACTGTGGCACAGAGTGAGGAGTCTAGGTGACTTCTGTTACCACATTGTGGGAGGTCTGGGAGGGTTTGCCAGTTGGACCCAGGTGTTTAATGCATTCGTACTGATGAACTGGAATTGAATGAGCTGGCCCAGAGgtcaaagaaaatggaaaacttaACCACTGGTACCTCTGTTAGCTATCCCAGTTTTCTTTCCATTCCCTGCAGAATGTAGGGTTGGGTAGCATTTGGAAAAAGGTAATTAAAGCAGCATATGTGCATACTGTCTATACAGACAAAGCTATTGCTTAGCTTTAGGAATAAGTCATTCTTACCTAGTGCAGCAACTTGGATATCATGCTCAAAGTGTAAAAATAACCGATGAATGTGAGGAGTTGTCTTCATATTTTGAATAGGGGTTAAAATGCACAGTTGTGGAATTGCTGGGGTTGAAGGACCTTTGCTGTTCATAGGAGTGGAATGTGGGTTTCACTGCTGTTGGGGAGATGGGCAGAGGAAGCTGACATCTTTGTTTCAATTATAAAAACCATGCTTTAGTTCAGGTTACTGAATACTTGCATTTCTTTCAAACAGTTTTCTCCAAATATGtttaaagtctttatttttatgcatttcataGCACTTTTATCTGTATCTTTCTCGGTGCTTTCTAGGGCTTTGACATAAAGgtcaggagggagggagaaccTCCAAATTACCCCATGTTACTTCTCTCCCAGAAGGCCCCCCCAAGCAAGGTTACAGGGACAGGCATTGTAAGAGGGCTACCTCAGTGCTTGAAAAATCTTAGCTTATCAGTATTTCGTTCCTGAAATCCTGGCAAAATAGTGATtagtgaaatgtttttcttggtGGTAATTTCAAGGATTCTTTTAACAGGAATCTGGAAAACCTGGTGCTCATGTTACTGTGAAAAAACTGTTTGTTGGTGGTATTAAAGAGGACACTGAAGAGCACCACCTTCGTGACTACTTCGAGGAATATGGAAAAATTGACACTATTGAAATTATTACTGACAGACAGTCTGGTAAAAAGAGAGGGTTTGGATTTGTTACATTTGATGACCATGATCCTGTGGATAAAATTGTATGTAAGTGAGCTTCATTTCATTCTTTAATTGGATGGTATTAATCCTTGCAGTCATGGTAATTGTGTAAAACTAAACTTAAAGAGATAATGGGATTAGTTATGTGCATGAGTATTTGCTACATCATAATTTTGATGAATTGTGTGggaacatatattttaaataagtgCTGGCTGCTTTGCTTAAAAATCATAtggtagtttgttttttttaaattaatgtgcaACATGCATGGATTAATTtggaaattacttcatttttggAAGACTGATACACTTAGTTGTTGCCAGCTCAGTACTTAAATGCTGAAGCTTTCTTATTTGATGTGGTTACAGTGCAGAAATATCACACCATCAATGGCCATAATGCAGAAGTAAGGAAAGCTCTCTCTAGACAGGAAATGCAGGAAGTTCAAAATTCTAGGAGTGGGAGAGGAGGTATGTACAAGTAACGGTTAATGGtttgtgtttgattttgtgtTCACTTTCCATGATCTCACCATTTATAACTGTTACAGGGAACTTCGGTTTTGGTGATGCACGTGGAGGTGGTGGCAACTTTGGTCCAGGACCTGGCAGCAATTTCAGAGGGGGAGCCGGTAAGACAGGCATGTttgtagcactttttttttccttatttatactGTCTGTCTGGTTCTGGGTAACTTTGTAAACTACTGCCGTTTAATTTAAATGCAGCTGTAGCAGTTAGAGAAGTTTTtgggaaaaataacttgaaaacCTCTTCTGTAGCACACAAATGGATTAAGTGAATATTCAGGAAAATGAAGTTGttggttgggggtgggggggggggtggggggcatttAAGGATTTTATTAAAAGCTAAAATTAACCTAAACTTAATAATTCTATTAAGGAATTCAGAGTTTCTTCTCTGTAATTCTGTGCAGCACTTGCCTGACCTTTACAGTGGAAGCACTATgtccaaaattaaaacaaagtacCTTACAAATGCACAAATATACAAGATGTAGAGCAATTACTGGATGTGTTTATTTCAcatacatttttctaaattcAAGTGTATGTGTGCTTAATCAATAATCTCTGAGATTTGGTCCTTGAGGTCATAGGGGTTTGAGAATTCAGAGTACAGGTGAACTGAAgtacttggggttttttcctctacAGATGGATATGGAAGTGGCCGCGGATTTGGTGATGGGTATAACGGATATGGTGGAGGACCTGGAGGTTAGTTTACTGTTGTGGTGGTCATTTTTCTCTCATTCAGAAACACTTTTACATTCCCTTACCATTTGTACAAAATTCGTGTTAATTGCCAAAACCATTTGGTTGGCTTTAAGAAGCACACATGGCGGCTGGCTCATGTTAAACCTTTATTTGGCAAATTGTTTGATTATTTCTTGGGTAACCATgcccttttattatttttagaat
This genomic interval carries:
- the HNRNPA2B1 gene encoding heterogeneous nuclear ribonucleoproteins A2/B1 isoform X5 yields the protein MPRGDRESDWREKEQFRKLFIGGLSFETTEESLRSYYEQWGKLTDCVVMRDPASKRSRGFGFVTFSSMAEVDAAMAARPHTIDGRVVEPKRAVAREESGKPGAHVTVKKLFVGGIKEDTEEHHLRDYFEEYGKIDTIEIITDRQSGKKRGFGFVTFDDHDPVDKIVLQKYHTINGHNAEVRKALSRQEMQEVQNSRSGRGGNFGFGDARGGGGNFGPGPGSNFRGGADGYGSGRGFGDGYNGYGGGPGGNYGSGNYNDFGNYNQQPSNYGPMKSGNFGGSRNMGGPYGGGNYGPGGSGGSGGYGGRSRY
- the HNRNPA2B1 gene encoding heterogeneous nuclear ribonucleoproteins A2/B1 isoform X2, encoding MPRGDRESDWREKEQFRKLFIGGLSFETTEESLRSYYEQWGKLTDCVVMRDPASKRSRGFGFVTFSSMAEVDAAMAARPHTIDGRVVEPKRAVAREESGKPGAHVTVKKLFVGGIKEDTEEHHLRDYFEEYGKIDTIEIITDRQSGKKRGFGFVTFDDHDPVDKIVLQKYHTINGHNAEVRKALSRQEMQEVQNSRSGRGGNFGFGDARGGGGNFGPGPGSNFRGGADGYGSGRGFGDGYNGYGGGPGGGNFGGSPGYGGGRGGYGGGGPGYGNQGGGYGGGYDNYGGGNYGSGNYNDFGNYNQQPSNYGPMKSGNFGGSRNMGGPYGGGNYGPGGSGGSGGYGGRSRY
- the HNRNPA2B1 gene encoding heterogeneous nuclear ribonucleoproteins A2/B1 isoform X3 produces the protein MKNMREKEQFRKLFIGGLSFETTEESLRSYYEQWGKLTDCVVMRDPASKRSRGFGFVTFSSMAEVDAAMAARPHTIDGRVVEPKRAVAREESGKPGAHVTVKKLFVGGIKEDTEEHHLRDYFEEYGKIDTIEIITDRQSGKKRGFGFVTFDDHDPVDKIVLQKYHTINGHNAEVRKALSRQEMQEVQNSRSGRGGNFGFGDARGGGGNFGPGPGSNFRGGAGKTDGYGSGRGFGDGYNGYGGGPGGGNFGGSPGYGGGRGGYGGGGPGYGNQGGGYGGGYDNYGGGNYGSGNYNDFGNYNQQPSNYGPMKSGNFGGSRNMGGPYGGGNYGPGGSGGSGGYGGRSRY
- the HNRNPA2B1 gene encoding heterogeneous nuclear ribonucleoproteins A2/B1 isoform X1; protein product: MPRGDRESDWREKEQFRKLFIGGLSFETTEESLRSYYEQWGKLTDCVVMRDPASKRSRGFGFVTFSSMAEVDAAMAARPHTIDGRVVEPKRAVAREESGKPGAHVTVKKLFVGGIKEDTEEHHLRDYFEEYGKIDTIEIITDRQSGKKRGFGFVTFDDHDPVDKIVLQKYHTINGHNAEVRKALSRQEMQEVQNSRSGRGGNFGFGDARGGGGNFGPGPGSNFRGGAGKTDGYGSGRGFGDGYNGYGGGPGGGNFGGSPGYGGGRGGYGGGGPGYGNQGGGYGGGYDNYGGGNYGSGNYNDFGNYNQQPSNYGPMKSGNFGGSRNMGGPYGGGNYGPGGSGGSGGYGGRSRY
- the HNRNPA2B1 gene encoding heterogeneous nuclear ribonucleoproteins A2/B1 isoform X4, producing the protein MPRGDRESDWREKEQFRKLFIGGLSFETTEESLRSYYEQWGKLTDCVVMRDPASKRSRGFGFVTFSSMAEVDAAMAARPHTIDGRVVEPKRAVAREESGKPGAHVTVKKLFVGGIKEDTEEHHLRDYFEEYGKIDTIEIITDRQSGKKRGFGFVTFDDHDPVDKIVLQKYHTINGHNAEVRKALSRQEMQEVQNSRSGRGGNFGFGDARGGGGNFGPGPGSNFRGGAGKTDGYGSGRGFGDGYNGYGGGPGGNYGSGNYNDFGNYNQQPSNYGPMKSGNFGGSRNMGGPYGGGNYGPGGSGGSGGYGGRSRY